One Synechococcus sp. JA-2-3B'a(2-13) genomic window carries:
- the purQ gene encoding phosphoribosylformylglycinamidine synthase subunit PurQ, with product MAGVRFGVVVFPGSNCDRDVAWVTRGLLGCPTRLIWHRETDLSELDVVVLPGGFSYGDYLRCGAIARFAPVMGSLKEHAARGGYVLGICNGFQILTEAGLLPGALVRNANLHFICDRVGIRVERQDLPWTSAYPQGSTLTLPIAHGEGRYTCDPDTLKQLQDRGQIVFRYAPVAPNGSVDNIAGICDPSGRILGLMPHPERAADPDLPGQDGIPFWQSILRSFAA from the coding sequence ATGGCTGGCGTGAGGTTTGGCGTTGTTGTTTTTCCGGGTTCCAACTGCGACCGAGATGTAGCCTGGGTAACCCGCGGCCTCTTGGGCTGCCCAACGCGGCTGATCTGGCACCGAGAGACGGATTTGTCGGAGCTGGATGTGGTGGTGCTGCCGGGGGGCTTCAGCTATGGGGATTATTTGCGTTGTGGGGCCATCGCTCGTTTTGCTCCGGTGATGGGATCCCTGAAGGAGCACGCGGCGCGAGGGGGCTATGTGCTGGGCATTTGCAATGGCTTTCAGATCTTGACAGAGGCGGGCCTGCTGCCGGGGGCGCTGGTGCGCAATGCCAACCTGCACTTTATCTGCGACCGAGTGGGGATCCGTGTAGAACGGCAGGATCTTCCCTGGACAAGCGCGTATCCCCAGGGATCCACCTTAACCCTGCCCATCGCCCATGGGGAAGGCCGCTACACCTGTGATCCGGATACCCTCAAGCAGTTGCAGGATCGAGGGCAGATCGTCTTTCGCTATGCTCCGGTTGCGCCCAACGGCTCTGTGGACAACATCGCCGGCATTTGCGATCCCAGCGGTCGGATTCTGGGTTTAATGCCCCACCCTGAGCGGGCAGCAGATCCCGATTTGCCAGGGCAGGATGGGATCCCCTTCTGGCAGTCGATTTTGCGCAGCTTCGCCGCCTAA
- the argC gene encoding N-acetyl-gamma-glutamyl-phosphate reductase: MANMAPRPPHPTEPVRIGIVGASGYGGVQLVRLLSEHPGVQITYLAGQDSAGKRYGDLYPQLAQAVDLTVQPVEVDRIAANSDVVFLSLPNGLAAELAPPLLAKGCKVLDLSADYRFRNLATYQSWYRMGQTDPNWPSPAYRQANEQAVYGLPELYREAIAQAQLVGCPGCYPTASLLAVAPLLRQGLVELDSLIFDAKSGVSGAGRTPKVGSLFAEVDGSLAAYGVAQHRHTPEIEQACTDLTHTPITVQFTPHLVPMVRGIHVTLYATLRDPGFVGEDLLTIYNAFYRQSPWVKVLPRGVYPQTKWVSGTNTCMIGVEVDSRTNRVIVLSVIDNLMKGQAGQAVQCLNLMMGWPETLGLPRLAFYP; encoded by the coding sequence ATGGCCAACATGGCGCCCCGCCCACCCCACCCCACAGAGCCTGTCCGCATTGGCATTGTCGGCGCTTCCGGCTACGGAGGGGTACAGTTGGTGCGGTTACTGAGCGAGCATCCCGGCGTGCAGATCACCTACCTGGCCGGGCAAGACAGTGCCGGCAAGCGCTACGGGGATCTCTATCCCCAGTTGGCCCAGGCCGTGGATCTGACCGTTCAGCCGGTAGAGGTGGATCGTATTGCCGCCAACAGCGATGTGGTGTTTTTGTCTCTCCCCAATGGGCTGGCTGCCGAGCTGGCCCCGCCCTTGCTGGCCAAAGGGTGCAAAGTCTTAGATCTGTCGGCGGATTACCGCTTTCGCAACCTGGCCACCTACCAATCTTGGTACCGCATGGGTCAGACGGATCCCAACTGGCCCAGCCCTGCCTATCGCCAGGCCAATGAGCAGGCGGTCTATGGGTTGCCGGAACTTTATCGCGAGGCGATTGCCCAAGCCCAACTGGTGGGCTGTCCCGGCTGTTATCCCACTGCTTCATTGTTGGCGGTTGCTCCTCTGCTGCGGCAGGGGTTGGTGGAGCTGGACAGCCTCATTTTCGATGCCAAATCCGGCGTTTCGGGGGCAGGTCGTACCCCCAAGGTGGGATCCCTGTTTGCCGAAGTGGACGGCTCTCTGGCAGCCTATGGAGTGGCCCAGCACCGCCATACGCCCGAGATCGAGCAAGCTTGCACCGACCTGACCCACACCCCCATCACCGTGCAATTTACGCCCCATCTGGTGCCCATGGTGCGGGGGATCCACGTCACCTTGTATGCCACCCTGCGGGATCCCGGCTTTGTGGGGGAAGATTTGCTCACCATTTACAACGCTTTCTATCGCCAATCTCCCTGGGTGAAGGTGCTGCCGCGGGGGGTCTACCCGCAAACCAAATGGGTCTCCGGCACCAACACCTGCATGATCGGGGTGGAGGTGGACAGCCGCACCAACCGCGTTATCGTCCTGTCGGTGATCGATAACCTGATGAAAGGGCAAGCCGGGCAGGCAGTGCAGTGTCTCAACCTGATGATGGGATGGCCGGAAACGTTGGGTTTGCCTCGGCTGGCGTTTTACCCCTAG
- a CDS encoding NAD(P)H-quinone oxidoreductase subunit 4: MSNPLEFPWLSVLVLLPLLAAFGIPLIPQSRWVRWYALAVGAFDLGLMAYVFARHYDLQDFSLQLAERYAWVPQIGFHWSLAVDGLSLPLVLLSGLITTLSIVAAWNLSHKPRLFFFLLLLMYGAQVGVFLAQDMLLFFLMWEIELVPVYLLISIWGGPKRQYAATKFILYTAAASIFILVGSLAMAFYGEGFSLEMAELSAKSYPLALELLAYAALLIAFGVKLPIFPLHTWLPDAHSEASAPISMILAGVLLKMGGYGLIRMNVGMLSEAHVYFAPVLAVLGVVNIIYGALAAFGQNHLKRRLAYSSIAHMGFVLIGISAFTELGINGAVLQMISHGLIAAVLFFLTGITYERTHTLALDKLGGLAKQMPKAFALFTAGSLASLALPGMSGFVGELTVFLGLTTSDAYAPTFKAGIALLAAVGIILTPIYLLSMLRQVFYGAQDPGLVLEDYLGDVRPREMAVALCLLLPILGIGFYPRLATQTYDVTTVAVAAQLRSVLATEIVQRPFFPSPVQSAQVAALPLED, from the coding sequence TCCTCTTGAGTTTCCCTGGCTGTCGGTGCTGGTGCTCTTGCCTCTGCTGGCAGCCTTTGGGATCCCCTTGATCCCCCAGAGCCGTTGGGTGCGTTGGTATGCCCTCGCTGTGGGGGCTTTTGATTTGGGCCTGATGGCCTATGTCTTTGCGCGGCACTATGACCTGCAGGACTTTTCTCTGCAACTGGCGGAGCGCTACGCCTGGGTGCCCCAAATTGGATTCCACTGGTCGCTGGCGGTGGACGGCCTGTCCTTGCCGCTGGTATTGCTGTCCGGTTTGATCACAACCCTGTCGATTGTGGCGGCTTGGAATCTCTCCCACAAGCCGCGTTTGTTTTTCTTCCTGCTGCTGCTGATGTACGGCGCCCAGGTGGGCGTATTTCTGGCGCAGGACATGCTTCTATTCTTCCTGATGTGGGAGATTGAGCTGGTGCCGGTCTATCTGCTCATCTCCATTTGGGGTGGGCCGAAGCGCCAGTACGCCGCCACCAAGTTCATCCTCTACACCGCCGCCGCCTCCATTTTTATCTTGGTGGGATCCCTGGCGATGGCCTTCTACGGCGAGGGCTTCAGCCTGGAGATGGCAGAGCTGAGCGCTAAGTCTTACCCACTGGCCTTGGAGCTGTTGGCCTATGCGGCTTTGCTGATTGCCTTTGGGGTGAAGCTGCCGATTTTCCCGCTGCACACCTGGCTGCCGGATGCCCACAGCGAAGCCTCTGCTCCCATTTCCATGATCTTGGCGGGAGTTCTGCTCAAGATGGGGGGCTATGGCCTGATCCGCATGAATGTGGGCATGTTGTCGGAAGCCCACGTGTACTTCGCCCCTGTGCTGGCGGTGTTGGGTGTGGTGAACATCATTTACGGGGCGTTGGCGGCCTTTGGTCAGAACCATCTCAAGCGGCGCTTGGCCTATTCGTCCATTGCCCACATGGGCTTTGTGTTGATCGGGATCTCCGCCTTCACGGAGCTGGGCATCAATGGGGCAGTGCTGCAGATGATCTCCCACGGTCTGATTGCCGCGGTTCTGTTCTTCCTGACGGGGATCACCTACGAGCGCACCCACACCCTTGCCCTCGACAAGTTGGGAGGGTTGGCCAAGCAGATGCCGAAGGCTTTTGCCCTGTTTACAGCGGGATCCCTGGCCTCTCTGGCGCTGCCGGGGATGAGCGGATTTGTGGGTGAGCTGACGGTGTTCTTGGGCTTGACCACCAGCGATGCCTATGCGCCGACCTTCAAAGCTGGAATTGCCCTGCTGGCGGCAGTGGGTATCATTTTGACGCCCATTTACTTGCTCTCCATGCTGCGTCAGGTGTTCTACGGGGCTCAGGATCCCGGCTTGGTTTTGGAAGACTACCTGGGGGATGTGCGTCCGCGGGAAATGGCGGTGGCCCTCTGTCTGCTGTTGCCGATTCTCGGCATTGGCTTCTACCCGCGCCTGGCTACCCAAACCTACGATGTCACGACGGTGGCGGTAGCTGCCCAGTTGCGCAGTGTGTTGGCAACTGAAATCGTGCAGCGGCCTTTCTTCCCCTCGCCAGTGCAATCGGCTCAGGTGGCGGCTTTGCCTCTGGAGGATTAA
- the purS gene encoding phosphoribosylformylglycinamidine synthase subunit PurS has translation MQFQAQIQIHLRPSVLDPAGAAVQSSLHQLGHTQVQQVRIGKHIQLQLEAPDAETAHRQVDELCHQLLANPVIETYQIQVAAIGG, from the coding sequence ATGCAGTTCCAGGCCCAGATTCAGATTCACCTACGCCCCTCTGTTCTCGATCCCGCCGGGGCTGCGGTTCAGTCCAGCTTGCATCAGCTGGGGCATACCCAGGTACAGCAGGTGCGCATTGGCAAGCATATCCAACTGCAGCTAGAGGCCCCCGACGCCGAGACCGCCCACCGCCAGGTGGATGAGCTGTGCCATCAACTGCTGGCCAACCCGGTGATTGAGACTTATCAAATCCAAGTGGCTGCCATCGGTGGTTAA
- a CDS encoding FtsW/RodA/SpoVE family cell cycle protein, which translates to MATISEPAAKPFRDPWNAEARWLRWLTLIWLVLGLMMLFSASYPVAQRITGDGLYFFKRQLLWAGLGLGCFWALVQIPLRRWFPWAGILCLLGVGLVWATQVPGLGVSRLEASRWLDLKVIPVIQPSELLKPLLVLQGSWVFGRWFHHPLWFRVLWAGIFAFALLGILAQPNLGTTAICGLTLWVMAWTAGIPAFTLLATAGLGILAAVVSILSKDYQRRRILAFLDPWGNAQGDGYQLVQSLLAIGSGGLWGKGYGLSQQKLFYLPIQYTDFIFSVYAEEFGLAGSLFFLGLLTFYTLLGWRVMGRCRELTIRLVACGCLMFLVGQSLMNIGVVTGILPTTGVPLPLFSHGGSSILAGLITAGLLVRAAREAG; encoded by the coding sequence GTGGCAACCATTTCCGAGCCTGCTGCCAAGCCCTTCAGGGATCCCTGGAATGCTGAGGCTCGCTGGCTGCGCTGGCTCACCTTGATCTGGCTGGTGCTGGGGCTGATGATGCTGTTTTCCGCTTCCTACCCGGTGGCTCAGCGGATCACTGGCGATGGCCTCTACTTTTTCAAGCGCCAATTGCTCTGGGCCGGGCTGGGTCTGGGCTGTTTCTGGGCTCTGGTGCAGATCCCGCTGCGGCGCTGGTTCCCCTGGGCCGGGATCCTCTGCTTGCTGGGAGTTGGCTTGGTGTGGGCCACCCAGGTGCCGGGATTGGGGGTTTCCCGCCTGGAGGCCAGCCGCTGGCTGGATTTGAAGGTGATCCCTGTTATCCAGCCCTCGGAATTGCTCAAGCCCCTGTTGGTCTTGCAGGGATCCTGGGTTTTTGGCCGCTGGTTTCACCATCCCCTCTGGTTCCGCGTCCTCTGGGCGGGCATCTTCGCCTTTGCGCTCTTGGGGATCCTCGCCCAGCCCAACCTGGGCACCACGGCCATCTGCGGCCTCACCCTCTGGGTCATGGCTTGGACCGCCGGGATCCCAGCTTTCACCCTTTTGGCCACAGCGGGGCTGGGGATTCTGGCGGCTGTGGTGAGCATTCTCAGCAAAGATTACCAACGGCGGCGCATCTTGGCTTTTTTGGATCCCTGGGGCAATGCCCAAGGGGATGGCTACCAGCTGGTGCAAAGTCTGTTGGCCATTGGCTCTGGCGGCCTGTGGGGCAAGGGATATGGCCTCTCCCAGCAAAAGCTGTTCTACCTGCCCATCCAATACACCGACTTTATCTTCTCGGTGTACGCAGAGGAGTTTGGCTTGGCCGGATCCCTGTTCTTTCTGGGGTTGCTGACCTTCTACACTCTGCTGGGCTGGCGGGTGATGGGGCGCTGTCGGGAGTTGACCATTCGCTTAGTAGCCTGCGGCTGCCTGATGTTTCTGGTGGGGCAGTCGCTGATGAACATCGGCGTGGTCACTGGGATTTTGCCCACCACAGGTGTGCCCCTGCCTTTGTTCAGTCATGGCGGCAGCTCTATTCTGGCAGGGCTGATCACAGCAGGATTGTTGGTGCGGGCAGCCCGCGAAGCAGGGTAA
- a CDS encoding ABC transporter permease, whose amino-acid sequence MDASRVVAIAHNVFRETIRDRILYLVMVFAVAMLGATVLIPQVANQAHNKIIADLGLAAIHFFGLIVAIFVGTGLVNKEIERRTVYVLIAKPMSRAEFIVGKHLGLSALLSVLVLLMTVVFLLSLLLVQAPIPLLAILWATVFTFLELVLIVAAALLFGVFTSSILATLYTIALFLMGHASRALLQLSKLVKDAGFGKLFEVIYLILPDLERLNLRDAAVYGQVPPPAELLGDALYGLVYTLLLLILAVLVFARREF is encoded by the coding sequence ATGGATGCGTCGCGCGTGGTGGCCATTGCCCACAACGTTTTCCGGGAAACGATTCGGGATCGGATTCTCTACCTGGTGATGGTATTTGCGGTGGCCATGCTGGGAGCCACTGTTTTGATCCCGCAGGTGGCCAACCAGGCCCACAACAAAATCATTGCCGACCTGGGGTTGGCAGCCATTCACTTCTTCGGCCTGATCGTGGCCATTTTCGTGGGCACAGGGCTGGTGAATAAGGAGATTGAAAGACGCACGGTGTATGTGCTGATCGCCAAACCCATGAGCCGGGCAGAGTTCATTGTCGGCAAGCATCTGGGCCTATCGGCGCTGCTGTCGGTGCTGGTGCTGCTGATGACGGTTGTGTTTCTGCTGAGCTTGCTGCTGGTGCAGGCCCCGATCCCCCTTTTGGCCATTCTCTGGGCAACAGTCTTCACTTTCTTAGAGCTGGTGCTGATTGTTGCCGCGGCCCTGCTGTTCGGGGTTTTCACTTCCTCGATTCTGGCCACCCTCTACACCATTGCCCTGTTCCTGATGGGCCATGCCAGCCGCGCCCTGCTGCAACTGAGCAAGCTGGTGAAAGATGCCGGATTTGGCAAACTGTTTGAGGTGATTTATTTGATCCTGCCGGATTTGGAGCGCCTCAATTTGAGAGATGCTGCGGTTTACGGCCAAGTTCCGCCCCCAGCAGAACTTCTCGGAGATGCACTGTACGGCTTGGTTTACACCCTTTTGCTGCTGATTCTGGCAGTGTTGGTGTTCGCCCGGCGTGAGTTCTGA
- the murD gene encoding UDP-N-acetylmuramoyl-L-alanine--D-glutamate ligase, which translates to MQHQVLGLGIAGLAAARLLRAQGYEVLVWDEQDSPLLRQRQAELNQEGIPVRLGQPFQLAEGVKQVVVSPGIAWDHPLLQAVRQQGIPVVGEAELAWIYLDHLPWVGITGTNGKSTTTALVAEMFKAAGLQGIPCGNIGLPLSQVALATLQGKLKPDWIVAELSSYQLEASSRLMSSTPGGPPRIGVWTTFTPDHLERHGTLERYASFKARLLDRAQWRVLNGEDPYLCRRRQDWEKTYWISLAAPQLCCDQDPTATLDLRENRLYIQGEMVAELEDFAERCPGQHNLQNLLLAAAAARLAGLPNVAIQKAIRSFAGMPHRLERVAQIQVGATPIRFVNDSKATNYEAGWVALNALSPPIILIAGGRAKQGDPGAWLRLIRAKVARVLLMGESAPVLAEALQGIHYTDVELVPTLDVAVERAFAAACSLSRQAQRLGKPAQPITVLLSPACASFDQYSSFEHRGNHFRACCQALQGSLEC; encoded by the coding sequence GTGCAACATCAAGTTTTGGGGTTAGGCATTGCGGGGCTGGCGGCAGCGCGGCTGTTGCGGGCCCAGGGCTATGAAGTGCTGGTTTGGGATGAGCAAGATTCCCCTCTTCTCAGACAGCGGCAGGCTGAGCTCAATCAAGAAGGGATCCCGGTTCGGCTGGGGCAGCCTTTTCAACTGGCCGAAGGGGTGAAGCAGGTGGTGGTCAGTCCAGGCATTGCTTGGGATCACCCGCTGCTGCAGGCGGTGCGTCAACAGGGAATCCCGGTGGTGGGGGAGGCGGAGCTGGCCTGGATCTATCTTGACCACCTACCCTGGGTGGGGATCACCGGCACCAACGGCAAAAGCACCACCACAGCTCTGGTGGCGGAGATGTTCAAGGCGGCGGGGCTGCAAGGGATCCCCTGCGGCAACATCGGCCTGCCCCTGTCGCAGGTGGCTTTGGCAACGCTCCAGGGAAAGCTCAAGCCGGACTGGATCGTGGCGGAGCTGAGCAGCTACCAGTTGGAGGCCAGTAGCCGCCTCATGAGCAGCACTCCTGGAGGGCCGCCGCGCATTGGGGTGTGGACCACCTTCACTCCCGATCACCTAGAACGGCATGGGACGCTGGAGCGCTATGCCAGCTTTAAGGCTCGCCTTTTGGATCGGGCCCAGTGGCGGGTGCTCAACGGCGAGGATCCCTACCTGTGCCGCCGCCGGCAGGATTGGGAAAAGACCTATTGGATCTCCCTTGCTGCCCCGCAACTCTGTTGCGATCAGGATCCCACCGCAACCCTTGACCTGCGGGAAAACCGCCTCTACATCCAGGGGGAGATGGTGGCGGAGCTGGAGGACTTTGCAGAACGCTGCCCTGGCCAACACAACCTGCAAAACCTGCTCTTGGCGGCAGCAGCAGCACGTCTAGCTGGGCTCCCCAACGTTGCCATTCAAAAAGCCATCCGATCTTTTGCCGGCATGCCCCATCGGCTGGAGCGGGTGGCGCAAATCCAGGTGGGAGCCACCCCCATCCGCTTTGTCAACGACAGCAAGGCCACCAACTACGAAGCCGGCTGGGTGGCACTCAACGCCCTCTCCCCACCCATTATTCTGATTGCCGGAGGAAGGGCTAAGCAGGGGGATCCCGGCGCCTGGTTGCGGTTGATTCGGGCCAAGGTGGCCCGCGTGTTGCTGATGGGGGAGTCTGCCCCAGTGCTGGCAGAGGCCCTCCAGGGGATCCACTATACTGACGTTGAGCTCGTGCCAACCCTAGATGTAGCGGTGGAAAGAGCCTTTGCAGCGGCTTGTTCCCTTTCCCGTCAAGCTCAGAGGTTGGGGAAGCCCGCTCAGCCCATCACCGTTTTGCTGTCTCCCGCCTGTGCCAGTTTTGACCAGTACTCCAGCTTTGAACACCGTGGCAACCATTTCCGAGCCTGCTGCCAAGCCCTTCAGGGATCCCTGGAATGCTGA
- a CDS encoding 2-phosphosulfolactate phosphatase family protein has product MRFFHFYTPEQVPSSGIPECAVAIDVLRATTTIATALAAGAEAVQVFAHLQQLQEASQNWPASQRLLAGERGGKAVAGFDLGNSPLDYTPDRVRDKRIFLSTTNGTRSLQRLEGIPVVITAALVNLGAVVDFLRRGSFAEVWLVGSGWEGAFSLEDTACAGAILHRLGCSLNQLGNDETLAALALYQTWQDDLLGLLRRSSHGQRLLGLGPENDQDLAYCADLDRLSVVPRQVQPGVLASGG; this is encoded by the coding sequence ATGCGTTTTTTCCACTTCTATACGCCCGAACAGGTGCCTTCATCTGGGATCCCGGAGTGTGCGGTGGCCATTGATGTGCTGCGGGCCACCACCACCATTGCCACAGCGCTGGCAGCAGGAGCAGAAGCGGTACAGGTGTTTGCCCACCTGCAGCAGCTCCAAGAGGCAAGCCAAAACTGGCCGGCTTCCCAGCGGCTTTTGGCCGGGGAACGGGGGGGCAAAGCGGTGGCGGGGTTTGATCTGGGCAACTCCCCCCTCGACTACACTCCCGACCGCGTGCGGGACAAGCGCATCTTCCTGAGCACCACCAACGGCACGCGCAGCCTACAGCGCCTGGAAGGGATCCCGGTGGTGATCACAGCAGCCCTGGTGAACTTGGGAGCCGTGGTGGATTTTCTCAGACGGGGCTCCTTTGCCGAGGTGTGGCTGGTGGGATCCGGGTGGGAAGGGGCCTTTTCGCTGGAAGATACTGCCTGTGCCGGAGCCATCTTGCATCGCCTGGGCTGCTCTTTGAACCAGTTGGGCAACGACGAGACCTTGGCGGCCTTGGCCCTCTACCAAACTTGGCAGGACGATCTGCTGGGTTTGTTGAGACGCTCTAGCCACGGGCAACGGTTGTTGGGTCTGGGGCCGGAAAACGATCAGGATCTGGCCTACTGTGCCGATCTGGATCGTCTCTCAGTGGTGCCCCGACAGGTTCAGCCAGGGGTTTTGGCCAGTGGCGGGTAG